From a region of the Brevibacterium siliguriense genome:
- a CDS encoding sulfate adenylyltransferase subunit 1: protein MTTTTTTETTTTEATPTLDTTTKTLLRFATAGSVDDGKSTLVGRLLHDAKAILADQLAAVTATSRERGFLGGEFDFALLTDGLRAEREQGITIDVAYRYFATDRRSFILADCPGHVQYTRNMVTGASTADAVVVLIDARTGATEQTRRHLTVVSRLGIRHVIIAVNKIDLIDYEQEAIETVENDIKSLADEIGLETPHLIPISALAGDNIATTSDNTPWYQGPALLELLETLPSADEDTADLEAFRLDVQTVLRPQGGLAPGLDPEEFRDYRAVAGQITAGRVSLGDEIEIHPAGLKTTVTGIDTASGPLTTASAPLSVALRLADDVDTARGSVIAAAGTLPTPRRELRAEVFPFTAEGLRTGDRVLVKTGTTTVKGIVSIEAKRNLETSGLEPAEVLAGNDIGLARVKLSAELPVPDFRDHGTAGAFVVIDPQTGNTLAAGIHTPASAGEATEEPTS from the coding sequence ATGACGACCACAACCACCACCGAAACAACCACCACCGAGGCGACGCCGACGTTGGACACTACGACGAAGACGCTGCTGCGCTTCGCCACCGCCGGATCCGTCGACGACGGCAAATCCACGCTCGTCGGCCGGCTCCTCCACGATGCGAAGGCGATCCTCGCCGACCAGCTCGCCGCCGTGACCGCCACCAGCCGGGAACGCGGATTCCTGGGAGGTGAGTTCGACTTCGCTCTGCTCACCGACGGTCTGCGGGCCGAACGAGAACAGGGCATCACCATCGACGTCGCCTACCGGTACTTCGCCACCGACCGTCGCTCGTTCATCCTCGCCGACTGCCCTGGACACGTGCAGTACACGCGCAACATGGTCACCGGAGCCTCGACCGCCGATGCCGTCGTCGTCCTCATCGACGCCCGCACCGGAGCCACTGAGCAGACCCGCCGGCACCTCACCGTCGTCTCCCGACTGGGCATCCGCCACGTCATCATCGCCGTCAACAAGATCGATCTGATCGATTACGAACAGGAGGCGATCGAGACCGTCGAGAACGACATCAAGTCACTCGCCGACGAGATCGGCCTCGAGACCCCGCACCTCATTCCGATCTCCGCCCTGGCCGGGGACAATATCGCCACCACCTCGGACAACACTCCCTGGTATCAGGGGCCGGCGCTGCTCGAACTCCTCGAGACCCTGCCGAGCGCGGACGAAGACACCGCCGACCTCGAAGCATTCCGCCTCGACGTGCAGACCGTGCTCCGTCCGCAAGGGGGACTGGCACCGGGACTCGACCCCGAGGAATTCCGGGACTACCGGGCCGTGGCCGGACAGATCACGGCCGGGCGGGTCAGCCTCGGCGATGAGATCGAGATCCACCCTGCCGGGCTGAAAACGACGGTGACCGGAATCGATACCGCCAGCGGACCGCTCACGACCGCGAGTGCGCCGCTGTCGGTGGCACTGCGTCTGGCCGATGACGTCGATACCGCCCGTGGCAGCGTCATCGCGGCGGCCGGCACCCTGCCCACCCCGCGCCGGGAACTGCGCGCCGAGGTCTTCCCGTTCACGGCCGAGGGCCTGCGCACGGGGGATCGGGTGCTCGTCAAGACGGGGACGACGACCGTGAAGGGGATCGTCAGCATCGAGGCCAAACGCAACCTCGAGACCTCCGGGCTGGAGCCCGCCGAGGTGCTCGCCGGCAACGACATCGGCCTGGCCCGGGTGAAGCTGTCAGCCGAGCTGCCGGTCCCGGATTTCCGCGACCACGGCACGGCGGGAGCTTTCGTCGTCATCGACCCGCAGACGGGAAATACGCTCGCCGCGGGAATCCACACCCCCGCATCAGCAGGGGAAGCAACCGAGGAACCGACGTCATGA
- the cysD gene encoding sulfate adenylyltransferase subunit CysD: MSIDTQFSHDTPTTEAASTSLSTLDVLESEAIHIIREVAAEFERPVLLFSGGKDSVTVLHLAAKAFWPAKIPFGLLHVDTGHNFDEIIRFRDETAEKYDLDLTVAKVQDYIDDGRLRERPDGTRNTLQTQPLLDAITGGKFDAVFGGARRDEDKARAKERILSLRDEFGGWNPSSQRPELWNLFNGRHLPGEHVRVFPISNFTELDVWSYIAREGIELPELYFAHEREVFQRDGMWWATGEFSTPREDETVTTKKVRYRTVGDMSCTGAVESTADDLESILAEVAATTVTERGATRADDRISAAAMEDRKKDGYF; the protein is encoded by the coding sequence ATGAGCATCGACACCCAGTTCAGCCACGACACCCCCACCACCGAGGCGGCTTCGACCTCGCTGTCCACCCTCGACGTCCTCGAATCCGAAGCGATCCACATCATCCGTGAGGTCGCCGCCGAGTTCGAACGCCCCGTGCTGCTGTTCTCCGGCGGCAAGGACTCCGTGACGGTCCTCCACCTCGCGGCGAAGGCGTTCTGGCCGGCGAAGATCCCGTTCGGACTCCTCCACGTCGACACCGGACACAACTTCGACGAGATCATCCGCTTCCGCGACGAGACGGCCGAGAAGTACGACCTCGACCTCACGGTGGCGAAGGTCCAGGACTACATCGACGACGGTCGCCTGCGCGAACGCCCCGACGGAACCCGCAACACCCTGCAGACCCAGCCGCTGCTCGACGCCATCACCGGCGGGAAGTTCGACGCCGTCTTCGGCGGTGCCCGCCGCGACGAGGACAAGGCCCGGGCGAAGGAACGCATCCTGTCCCTGCGCGACGAATTCGGCGGCTGGAACCCCAGCAGCCAGCGCCCCGAACTGTGGAACCTCTTCAACGGACGCCACCTGCCCGGCGAACACGTCCGCGTGTTCCCGATCTCGAACTTCACCGAACTCGACGTGTGGAGCTACATCGCCCGCGAAGGCATCGAACTGCCCGAGCTCTACTTCGCCCACGAACGCGAAGTCTTCCAACGCGACGGCATGTGGTGGGCCACAGGCGAATTCTCCACCCCACGCGAGGACGAGACCGTGACGACCAAGAAGGTCCGCTACCGCACCGTCGGGGATATGAGCTGCACCGGAGCCGTCGAATCGACGGCAGATGACCTCGAGTCCATCCTCGCCGAGGTGGCCGCCACCACTGTGACCGAGCGCGGAGCCACTCGCGCCGACGACCGGATCTCGGCCGCGGCGATGGAAGACCGCAAGAAGGACGGGTACTTCTGA
- a CDS encoding phosphoadenylyl-sulfate reductase, which yields MTHTNTTAAPTEAATTATGSPTETRSRPEPRPVEELKALAEAGARELAGDPENGVPEANPADVIRWVSRHFDTAACAVACSMADAALPHYVAQYQPGVDVLFLDTGYHFRETYDTRNEVARRVDVHIVDVLPEQTVEEQDAEFGKDLFARDPGLCCARRKVAPLKKSLNGYELWFTGVRRDEAPTRTNTPLITFDEKNGLVKVNPLAAWSFDDLLDYSRAFDVPVNPLLDQGYPSIGCQPCTRPVAEGEDPRAGRWAGSTKTECGLHT from the coding sequence ATGACCCACACGAACACGACCGCAGCCCCCACCGAGGCGGCCACCACCGCGACCGGTTCCCCGACCGAAACACGGTCCCGACCGGAACCGCGTCCCGTCGAGGAACTCAAGGCCCTCGCCGAGGCGGGTGCCCGGGAACTCGCCGGCGACCCGGAGAACGGTGTTCCCGAGGCCAACCCGGCCGACGTCATCCGCTGGGTGTCCCGGCACTTCGACACCGCGGCCTGCGCCGTGGCCTGCTCGATGGCCGACGCCGCCCTGCCGCACTACGTCGCCCAGTACCAGCCCGGCGTCGACGTCCTCTTCCTCGACACCGGCTACCACTTCCGGGAAACCTATGACACCCGCAACGAGGTGGCCCGCCGTGTCGACGTCCACATCGTCGACGTCCTCCCGGAGCAGACCGTGGAAGAGCAGGACGCCGAATTCGGCAAGGACCTCTTCGCCCGCGACCCAGGCCTGTGCTGCGCCCGCCGCAAGGTCGCACCACTGAAGAAATCGTTGAACGGCTACGAACTCTGGTTCACCGGAGTTCGCCGTGACGAGGCTCCGACCCGGACGAACACACCGCTGATCACCTTCGATGAGAAGAACGGCCTGGTTAAGGTCAACCCCCTGGCCGCGTGGTCGTTCGATGACCTCCTCGACTACTCGCGCGCCTTCGACGTCCCGGTCAACCCGCTGCTTGACCAGGGGTACCCGTCGATCGGCTGCCAGCCCTGCACTCGCCCCGTCGCCGAAGGGGAAGACCCCCGCGCCGGCCGCTGGGCCGGATCGACCAAAACAGAATGCGGACTCCACACATGA
- a CDS encoding nitrite/sulfite reductase: protein MSTQVEENTETAGKRAAKRPVRQKKSNGQWKIDGHEPLNKNENDKAEDNGLNVRARIETIYAKRGFSSIDSDDLHGRFRWWGLYTQRKPGIDGGRTAKLEPHELEDEYFMLRIRIDGGKLTTEQLRVIADISNEFARGTADLTDRQNIQLHWVEIESMPGIWRRLEAVGLQTTEACGDVPRVILGSPVAGIAADELIDPTPAIEEISRRYIGDESLANLPRKYKTAITGHPSQDVVHEINDCSFVAVDHPDHGVGYDLWVGGALSVVPRFAERLGAWVAPDQVVDTWLGVTQIFRDYGYRRLRNKARLKFLLADWGPEKFREVLETEYLGFKLADGPAPAKPITAGDHVGVHKQADGRYYIGVTLIAGRASGTLLGQLVDLAEKYGSTRLRTTPHQKVLLLDIDEADVDDVVAGLDALGLSSRKDLFRRSTIACTGIEFCKLAIVETKQTAADAVEKLEARLADIEELPHPISFHLNGCPNSCARIQTADIGLKGQIVTTDEGEQVPGFQVHVGGGLASKDRDEAGLGRTVRGLKVTAENLTEYVETLVRRFLAGRGETETFSEWANRVDEEELK, encoded by the coding sequence ATGTCCACTCAGGTGGAAGAGAACACGGAAACAGCAGGTAAACGAGCCGCAAAGCGGCCCGTCCGCCAGAAGAAGTCCAATGGGCAGTGGAAGATCGACGGCCATGAACCGTTGAACAAAAACGAGAACGATAAGGCCGAAGACAACGGCCTCAACGTTCGCGCCCGGATTGAGACCATCTACGCCAAGCGCGGATTCTCTTCGATCGACTCCGACGACCTGCACGGCCGCTTCCGCTGGTGGGGTCTGTACACCCAGCGCAAACCGGGTATCGACGGCGGTCGCACCGCGAAGCTCGAGCCGCATGAGCTCGAAGACGAATACTTCATGCTCCGCATCCGCATCGACGGCGGCAAGCTCACCACCGAACAGCTGCGGGTCATCGCGGACATCTCCAACGAATTCGCCCGGGGCACCGCCGACCTCACCGACCGGCAGAACATCCAACTCCATTGGGTCGAGATCGAGAGCATGCCGGGGATCTGGCGCCGCCTCGAAGCCGTCGGCCTGCAGACGACCGAAGCCTGCGGCGACGTCCCCCGAGTCATCCTCGGCTCACCCGTGGCCGGCATCGCCGCCGACGAACTCATCGACCCGACCCCGGCAATCGAAGAGATCTCACGCCGCTACATCGGGGATGAGTCACTGGCGAACCTGCCGCGCAAATACAAGACCGCGATCACCGGCCACCCCAGCCAGGACGTCGTCCACGAGATCAACGACTGCTCCTTCGTCGCCGTCGACCACCCCGACCACGGCGTCGGCTACGACCTGTGGGTCGGCGGCGCCCTGTCCGTCGTCCCCCGCTTCGCCGAACGCCTCGGCGCGTGGGTCGCCCCCGACCAGGTCGTCGACACGTGGCTCGGCGTCACCCAGATCTTCCGTGACTACGGCTATCGCCGCCTGCGCAACAAGGCCCGCCTGAAGTTCCTGCTCGCCGACTGGGGTCCGGAGAAGTTCCGCGAAGTCCTCGAAACCGAATACCTCGGATTCAAGCTCGCCGACGGACCGGCACCGGCCAAACCGATCACCGCCGGCGACCACGTCGGCGTGCACAAACAGGCCGACGGCCGCTACTACATCGGCGTCACCCTCATCGCAGGCCGCGCCTCGGGCACCCTGCTCGGACAGCTCGTCGACCTCGCCGAGAAGTACGGATCCACTCGGCTGCGCACCACCCCGCACCAGAAGGTCCTGCTGCTCGACATCGACGAAGCCGATGTCGATGACGTCGTCGCCGGCCTCGATGCGCTCGGCCTGTCGAGCCGCAAGGACCTCTTCCGTCGCTCGACGATCGCGTGCACCGGCATCGAATTCTGCAAACTCGCCATCGTCGAGACCAAGCAGACCGCCGCCGACGCCGTCGAGAAGCTCGAAGCCCGCCTCGCCGACATCGAGGAGCTGCCTCACCCGATCAGCTTCCACCTCAACGGCTGCCCGAACTCCTGCGCCCGCATCCAGACCGCCGACATCGGGCTGAAGGGGCAGATCGTCACCACCGACGAAGGCGAACAGGTTCCCGGATTCCAGGTCCACGTCGGCGGAGGCTTGGCCTCGAAAGACCGCGACGAAGCCGGACTCGGTCGCACCGTCCGCGGACTCAAGGTCACCGCGGAGAACCTCACCGAGTACGTCGAAACCCTCGTCCGTCGCTTCCTCGCCGGACGTGGGGAGACCGAGACGTTCTCTGAATGGGCCAACCGCGTCGACGAAGAGGAGCTGAAATGA
- a CDS encoding sirohydrochlorin chelatase, giving the protein MLFGFLGGSATRGEPDAGGRAHGAENRGGACTVTALPSVGLISHGTSSPTGQVLIEVLAAEVATDLRIRGIADEVMLGHVDVQKPDVDEVIARLPADRPVILVPLLLSPGYHVHVDLAEAADRAERMPPNGDGEPGFGPRRVRRAPTLGPDPRLAEILADRLPALSDNDGVILAAAGSSDERANEACCEMGRLLAAKLERPVEVGFLAGAGVPLRDRVEEARSRGARPVLANYLLAPGFFDDLARKLVDGGTASIGSVSGGSASIGNAKSGDAGGGPAGVLAPPLLTGGGSASAVPPQLVDIVRDRVREGIRAHGHAHARTHQVAPEMLSA; this is encoded by the coding sequence GTGCTGTTCGGTTTCCTCGGTGGCTCCGCCACCCGCGGCGAGCCGGATGCGGGTGGCCGCGCACACGGTGCAGAGAATCGTGGCGGAGCGTGCACGGTGACTGCGCTGCCGTCGGTGGGGCTGATCTCCCACGGAACCTCATCGCCCACCGGGCAGGTCCTCATCGAGGTGCTCGCGGCCGAGGTCGCCACAGACCTGCGCATTCGTGGGATTGCCGACGAGGTCATGCTCGGGCATGTGGACGTCCAGAAGCCCGATGTCGATGAGGTGATCGCCCGACTGCCCGCCGACCGTCCGGTGATCCTCGTGCCGCTTCTGCTCTCGCCGGGATATCACGTCCATGTCGACCTCGCCGAGGCGGCTGACCGTGCCGAGCGGATGCCCCCGAACGGGGACGGTGAACCGGGCTTCGGGCCGCGACGTGTCCGACGGGCGCCCACGCTGGGACCGGATCCGAGGCTTGCGGAGATCCTCGCCGATCGGCTTCCGGCGCTGAGTGACAACGATGGCGTCATCCTTGCCGCTGCCGGCTCGAGCGACGAACGGGCGAACGAGGCCTGCTGTGAGATGGGCAGGCTGCTGGCGGCGAAGCTCGAGCGTCCCGTCGAGGTCGGATTCCTCGCCGGTGCCGGAGTGCCGTTGAGGGACCGTGTCGAGGAGGCGCGGAGCCGCGGAGCCCGCCCCGTGCTCGCGAACTACCTGCTGGCCCCGGGATTCTTCGACGACCTTGCCCGCAAGCTCGTCGACGGTGGCACTGCAAGCATCGGCAGCGTGAGTGGTGGCAGTGCGAGCATCGGCAACGCGAAGAGTGGTGATGCAGGCGGCGGACCCGCAGGCGTCCTCGCTCCGCCGCTGCTCACCGGTGGCGGAAGTGCTTCCGCCGTTCCGCCCCAGCTCGTCGACATCGTCCGCGATCGAGTCCGCGAAGGCATTCGCGCCCACGGCCACGCACACGCCCGAACCCATCAGGTCGCGCCGGAAATGCTCAGCGCCTGA
- a CDS encoding sulfite exporter TauE/SafE family protein, translating into MRQLIVLGIVGLIAQLIDGSLGMAYGVTSTTLLLAAGTAPAAASAAVHFSELGTTLMSGISHHKFGNVDWRTVAILAGPGFVGAIAGSTLLASLDGEAATPWISGILLALGVYVVWRFLALGGARPTFKSRPSATMLVPIGLVGGTLDAVGGGGWGPVGTTTLLSSGRLEPRKVVGSIDTSEFVVAVGGSLGFLIALGSQGIEWTIVAALLVGGVIAAPFAAWLVKLLPAKVLAVAAGGIIILTNVRTILLAFGLSDSSVWLSVAGLALVWFGLLAHVVRVERATAKTRKAEEAAAEAGSEATVGR; encoded by the coding sequence ATGCGTCAGCTCATCGTCCTCGGGATCGTCGGTCTCATCGCTCAGCTCATCGACGGGTCCTTGGGCATGGCCTATGGGGTCACCTCAACCACGCTGCTGCTGGCGGCGGGTACGGCACCTGCGGCCGCCTCGGCGGCGGTGCACTTCTCCGAATTGGGGACGACGTTGATGTCGGGGATCTCGCACCACAAGTTCGGCAATGTCGACTGGCGGACCGTCGCGATTCTCGCCGGTCCCGGGTTCGTCGGGGCGATCGCAGGGTCGACGCTCCTCGCCAGCCTGGACGGGGAGGCTGCGACCCCGTGGATCTCAGGAATCCTGCTGGCTCTCGGCGTCTATGTCGTCTGGCGATTCCTCGCACTCGGCGGTGCGCGTCCGACGTTCAAGTCGCGGCCGAGCGCGACGATGCTCGTCCCGATCGGGCTCGTCGGCGGGACGCTCGACGCGGTCGGCGGGGGCGGCTGGGGACCGGTCGGCACGACAACGCTGCTCTCATCAGGACGTTTGGAACCGCGGAAGGTCGTCGGGTCGATCGATACGAGCGAGTTCGTCGTGGCCGTCGGCGGTTCGCTCGGGTTCCTCATCGCGCTCGGGTCACAGGGCATCGAGTGGACAATCGTGGCGGCGCTGCTCGTCGGCGGTGTCATCGCAGCACCCTTTGCCGCGTGGCTGGTGAAGCTGCTGCCGGCCAAGGTGCTGGCGGTCGCCGCGGGCGGAATCATCATCCTCACGAACGTCCGCACCATCCTGCTCGCCTTCGGGCTCTCGGATTCCTCGGTGTGGCTGTCGGTCGCCGGCCTGGCTCTCGTCTGGTTCGGCCTGCTCGCTCACGTCGTGCGCGTCGAGCGGGCGACCGCGAAGACCCGGAAGGCCGAGGAAGCCGCGGCGGAAGCCGGGTCCGAGGCGACCGTCGGTCGCTGA
- a CDS encoding MFS transporter, with protein sequence MSETIEVSREDKSRARKAVVAAGLGNALEWYDIILFGFMATSITAVFYPGDGLSAQLMTWATFAITFVVRPLGAILIGRYSDKHGRKSALSLTIGLMTLGVFIIVVLPGEATIGIWGAIGLIIARIIQGISAGGEFGSATAFLTENAKRGKAYYASFQTATQGISMFLAAGVSWIFSSTLSEEALHSWGWRVAFALGLFIGPVGWYIRSKMDDTPEFKAAEKTDNPLRVLLGENFGRLFSAFLIIAMATISVYLITFLPQFAVTNLGLDAWAAFPGAVVAGVITLIGAPFAGRLADRVGPTTVMIPTTIVGIIVAWPMFILLTANPSIGVLTLCEAIVGLFMVFYFGPMPALLSDLFPVKVRSSGMTIAYSFGVAIFGGFAPLILTALLGATGLLTVPGFYYAGLSLLSLIGVITARKLYSQR encoded by the coding sequence ATGAGTGAGACGATCGAGGTTTCCCGCGAAGACAAGTCGCGGGCCCGCAAGGCCGTAGTTGCGGCCGGACTGGGCAACGCCCTCGAATGGTATGACATCATCCTCTTCGGGTTCATGGCCACCTCGATCACCGCGGTCTTCTACCCGGGCGACGGCCTGTCCGCGCAGCTGATGACCTGGGCGACCTTCGCCATCACCTTCGTCGTCCGTCCGCTCGGCGCAATTCTCATCGGCCGCTACTCGGACAAGCACGGACGCAAGTCGGCCCTGTCGCTGACGATCGGTCTGATGACGCTCGGTGTGTTCATCATCGTCGTCCTGCCCGGCGAAGCGACCATCGGCATCTGGGGAGCGATCGGTCTTATCATCGCCCGCATCATCCAGGGCATCTCCGCCGGCGGCGAATTCGGATCCGCCACCGCCTTCCTCACCGAGAACGCCAAGCGCGGCAAGGCCTACTACGCCTCCTTCCAAACTGCGACCCAGGGCATCTCGATGTTCCTCGCCGCCGGAGTCTCGTGGATCTTCAGCTCGACACTGAGTGAAGAGGCACTGCACTCGTGGGGCTGGCGCGTGGCCTTCGCACTCGGCCTATTCATCGGTCCTGTCGGCTGGTACATCCGCTCGAAGATGGATGACACTCCTGAGTTCAAGGCCGCCGAGAAGACCGACAATCCGCTCCGCGTCCTCCTCGGCGAGAACTTCGGTCGTCTGTTCTCAGCGTTCCTCATCATCGCGATGGCCACGATCTCGGTCTACCTCATCACTTTCCTGCCGCAGTTCGCCGTCACCAACCTCGGCCTCGACGCTTGGGCAGCATTCCCCGGCGCCGTCGTCGCCGGCGTCATCACCCTCATCGGAGCCCCGTTCGCCGGCCGTTTGGCCGACCGAGTGGGCCCGACGACCGTGATGATCCCGACGACCATCGTCGGCATCATCGTTGCGTGGCCGATGTTCATCCTCCTGACCGCGAACCCCTCGATCGGCGTCCTCACCTTGTGCGAGGCGATCGTCGGCCTGTTCATGGTCTTCTACTTCGGACCGATGCCGGCGCTGCTGTCCGATCTGTTCCCCGTCAAGGTGCGCAGCTCCGGCATGACTATCGCCTACAGCTTCGGTGTCGCGATCTTCGGTGGCTTCGCCCCGCTTATCCTCACCGCCCTGCTCGGCGCGACGGGTCTGCTGACCGTGCCCGGCTTCTACTACGCCGGACTGTCGCTGCTCTCGCTCATCGGCGTAATCACGGCCCGGAAGCTCTACAGCCAGCGCTGA
- a CDS encoding helix-turn-helix domain-containing protein, whose amino-acid sequence MASEPTISYGLTSLAEPGIVIGGDRLRLGPVKIVRQVRLDGVRHDLQQPELADRTIAEIGAVWGNHDSAWLLRAFKAEHEVTPTDLRRER is encoded by the coding sequence TTGGCATCCGAACCGACGATTTCATACGGGCTGACGAGCCTCGCTGAACCGGGAATCGTCATCGGCGGCGACCGACTGAGGCTGGGGCCGGTGAAGATCGTCCGGCAGGTGCGTTTGGACGGAGTCCGTCATGATCTTCAGCAGCCGGAACTCGCCGACAGAACCATCGCTGAGATCGGTGCAGTGTGGGGAAATCACGATTCGGCCTGGCTGTTGCGCGCGTTCAAAGCGGAGCATGAGGTGACACCGACCGACTTGCGGCGCGAGCGCTGA
- a CDS encoding amidohydrolase, which translates to MFDVMYVNGRFHTQEPSRPLVRNLGVHRGQVISVDDELDASHFVRVIDLHGAAVVPGFNDAHCHLSHVGESSMQLDLGPKQVRSLDSLLSAVREAAEHAPAGDWVIGAGYDQHYLGGEHPTAEQLDAVSMGHPVYLIHVSRHMATANTAAFERAGFVQRRIVEVPEGGAVPVDSEGRAVGVLQETARSLIHDHIPEKSAEEVARLVARGSDELLRRGITSITEPGIGAPEHIGMSRFDLAGFQLARDRGDLGVRATVMPYITTLHPLDAAVVDGYRLQTLDLGLRSGMGDEFLRIGPTKVLTDGSLLGRSAFMKDEYTSPEGAAGFLQFPQQTLREKLIGAHLAGWQLAMHAIGDAALDVVMDIVAEAQRLKPRPDARHRVEHAAMSSNRQIARMSDLGLIPVPQGRFIRDLGDGVCAAVGAGRSPLVYRVRGFLDAGMPIPASTDAPVVDADPIENIAALVDRTTESGAVLTESECLSVSEAIRAYTVNSAHAVHEEKIKGKLIPGQLADFAVLSQDLYEVPTTEIANTQIRATVVGGNVVYGEV; encoded by the coding sequence ATGTTCGATGTCATGTATGTCAATGGTCGTTTCCACACCCAAGAACCTTCGCGGCCGTTGGTTCGGAATCTCGGAGTTCATCGGGGACAGGTGATCAGCGTCGACGATGAGCTCGACGCAAGCCATTTCGTCCGTGTCATCGATCTGCACGGTGCTGCGGTGGTTCCGGGGTTCAATGATGCTCATTGTCACCTGAGCCATGTGGGCGAGAGCTCCATGCAATTGGATTTGGGGCCGAAGCAGGTGCGGAGCCTCGATTCCCTCCTGTCAGCAGTCCGCGAGGCTGCAGAGCACGCGCCGGCGGGGGACTGGGTGATCGGTGCCGGATATGATCAGCATTACCTGGGCGGTGAACATCCGACTGCAGAGCAGCTCGACGCCGTATCGATGGGGCACCCGGTGTACCTGATCCACGTTTCCCGACACATGGCCACAGCGAATACCGCAGCTTTTGAACGCGCCGGATTCGTGCAGCGGCGGATCGTCGAGGTTCCCGAGGGCGGAGCCGTTCCGGTCGATTCCGAGGGCCGAGCGGTCGGTGTGCTGCAGGAAACCGCGCGGTCACTGATCCACGATCATATCCCTGAGAAGTCCGCCGAGGAGGTGGCGCGACTGGTTGCACGAGGCTCGGATGAACTGCTGCGACGGGGAATCACGTCGATCACCGAGCCGGGCATCGGTGCTCCGGAGCATATCGGTATGTCACGCTTCGATCTCGCCGGCTTCCAGCTCGCGCGAGACCGGGGAGACTTGGGCGTCAGGGCAACCGTGATGCCCTATATCACCACACTTCATCCGCTCGATGCGGCCGTTGTGGACGGATATCGCCTCCAGACTCTCGACCTGGGACTGCGCTCTGGGATGGGAGACGAGTTCCTCAGGATCGGCCCGACCAAAGTGCTTACGGACGGTTCTCTGCTCGGCCGCAGCGCATTCATGAAGGACGAATACACCTCGCCCGAGGGGGCCGCCGGTTTTCTGCAGTTCCCCCAACAGACGCTCAGAGAGAAGCTGATCGGAGCACACCTGGCTGGCTGGCAGCTGGCGATGCACGCAATCGGTGATGCGGCGCTCGATGTGGTCATGGATATCGTCGCCGAGGCTCAGCGTCTGAAACCGAGACCTGATGCCCGGCATCGAGTTGAGCACGCCGCAATGAGCAGCAATCGGCAGATCGCCCGGATGTCAGACCTCGGTCTCATCCCGGTTCCCCAGGGACGTTTCATCCGCGATCTGGGCGACGGAGTCTGTGCGGCTGTCGGAGCCGGGCGGAGCCCTTTGGTCTACCGTGTGCGGGGATTCCTTGACGCGGGGATGCCGATTCCGGCATCGACGGACGCACCGGTGGTCGATGCCGACCCGATCGAGAACATTGCGGCTCTCGTCGACCGCACTACCGAAAGCGGCGCAGTGCTCACCGAATCCGAGTGCCTGTCAGTTTCGGAGGCAATCCGGGCTTATACAGTCAATAGCGCTCATGCTGTTCACGAGGAGAAGATCAAGGGAAAACTGATTCCGGGCCAGCTCGCGGACTTCGCGGTGCTGTCACAGGATCTCTATGAGGTTCCCACCACCGAGATCGCGAATACGCAGATTCGTGCGACGGTCGTCGGCGGAAATGTGGTCTACGGAGAAGTCTGA